Proteins from a genomic interval of Orbaceae bacterium lpD02:
- a CDS encoding MEKHLA domain-containing protein, with the protein MTHEEIIEILKMIDNAYSYWMNGERLPVPSAEIHRRYEWLNNDAPFGLLVHNCMDDPIFIYANKTAQKIFNYTLDEFLVLPSRLSAADTGQSDRNRLLKEVEEQGISEGYTGTRINKQGEKFNISKGSIWKVIDESHIKIATAAMIWV; encoded by the coding sequence ATGACGCATGAAGAGATAATAGAAATATTAAAAATGATTGATAATGCTTATTCATATTGGATGAATGGTGAACGTTTACCGGTGCCTAGCGCTGAAATCCACCGTCGATATGAATGGCTTAATAACGATGCACCCTTTGGTTTACTGGTACATAATTGTATGGATGATCCTATTTTTATTTATGCCAATAAAACTGCACAAAAAATATTCAACTATACACTCGATGAATTTTTAGTTTTACCCTCAAGGCTAAGTGCCGCAGATACCGGGCAATCAGACCGCAACCGATTGCTAAAAGAGGTTGAAGAGCAAGGAATATCAGAGGGCTATACTGGAACGAGGATTAATAAACAAGGCGAAAAATTCAACATATCCAAAGGCAGCATATGGAAAGTGATTGATGAATCGCATATAAAAATAGCCACTGCGGCGATGATCTGGGTTTAA
- a CDS encoding IS3 family transposase (programmed frameshift) has translation MKTSKFTDSQIMSILKQAESGTPVTVLCREHGMSNATFYKWRSKYGGMDTALMSRLRELEVENAKLKKMYAEERLKAEIIQEAMGKKVVKPACRRLMAKQAVTHHSISIRLVCALFNISETCYRYESKNNDENALIAKQLIELTEENRDWGFGLCFAYLRYVAHYGWNHKRVYRIYCELALNLRIKPRRRLKRHKPEPLKEPIRTNQVWSLDFMHDQLADGRKIRLLNIIDDYKREGLAIEADFSLPAIRIIRALNRLLEFREKPTVIRCDNGPEFISHEFKNWAREKGISIEHIEPGKPQQNAYIERYNRTVRYSWLGLNLFDTLESVQNYATKWLWHYNHERPHQANHGRPPLMVI, from the exons ATGAAAACATCTAAATTTACTGACAGTCAAATTATGTCCATCTTAAAACAAGCCGAATCGGGTACACCGGTTACCGTTCTGTGTCGCGAACATGGAATGAGTAATGCTACATTTTATAAATGGCGTTCAAAATATGGCGGTATGGATACAGCATTAATGTCTAGGTTAAGAGAGCTAGAAGTTGAAAATGCTAAGCTCAAAAAAATGTATGCCGAAGAAAGGCTCAAAGCTGAAATCATTCAGGAAGCCATGG GCAAAAAAGTGGTAAAGCCCGCTTGTAGACGTTTAATGGCAAAGCAGGCAGTGACTCATCATTCAATCAGTATTCGATTAGTCTGTGCCCTGTTTAATATCAGCGAGACCTGTTACCGATATGAATCAAAGAACAATGATGAAAATGCATTAATAGCCAAACAACTAATTGAATTAACAGAGGAAAATAGAGATTGGGGATTTGGGTTATGTTTCGCCTATTTGCGCTATGTTGCCCACTATGGTTGGAATCATAAGCGGGTGTATCGCATTTACTGTGAATTGGCATTAAACTTACGCATTAAGCCGAGAAGACGATTAAAAAGGCATAAACCCGAGCCGTTAAAAGAGCCCATACGTACGAATCAAGTTTGGTCACTGGATTTTATGCATGACCAGCTTGCTGATGGGCGTAAGATTAGGTTGTTAAATATTATCGATGATTACAAACGAGAAGGCTTAGCGATTGAAGCTGATTTTTCATTACCAGCTATTCGAATTATCCGTGCACTTAATCGACTATTGGAATTTAGAGAAAAGCCAACGGTAATTCGGTGTGACAATGGTCCCGAATTTATCAGCCATGAGTTCAAAAACTGGGCGAGAGAAAAAGGTATTAGCATCGAGCATATAGAACCAGGAAAACCACAACAAAATGCTTATATTGAACGTTATAACCGCACGGTACGTTACAGTTGGCTTGGTTTAAACTTATTTGATACATTGGAAAGCGTGCAAAATTATGCTACAAAGTGGCTGTGGCACTATAACCATGAAAGGCCTCACCAAGCTAATCATGGAAGACCACCTTTGATGGTTATTTAA